Proteins encoded within one genomic window of Cucumis sativus cultivar 9930 chromosome 3, Cucumber_9930_V3, whole genome shotgun sequence:
- the LOC101215468 gene encoding putative leucine-rich repeat receptor-like protein kinase At2g19210, with translation MTNTLAKFLLPLLSASIFFHSISGQNPSGFISLDCGIPPNTSYTEHHTNINYESDAAFINTGTIHNISSVYISDTLKQQLWSLRSFPTGVRNCYRVRVKSGTKYLIRASFLYGNYDDQRKLPGFDLYFGPNLWTSVTLEALNTTEHLEIMHIVSSNWVEVCLVNTGTGTPFISALELRPLPTFLYETRSESLTTFLRLDVGSATNLSYRYKDDIYDRLWYAMTPLSAWTKLTTTEPINSNDPELFIPPQPVMSSAATPINATSPMEFNWVTQDVTAKFYVFMFFTEIQKLKPNESRVFEILLNGNPWTKEQISLPYLQGVVSYSTTALTGGTYNFALVRTPNSTHPPLLNAIEIYQVIDFPQSSTDEKDVESILDIKAVYGVGRNWEGDPCMPRQFIWQGLNCSSVDSQPPRVTSLDLSSSGLTGEISKEVASLKMLETLDLSNNSLNGAVPDFLTQLPLLRVLNLERNNLSGLIPSQLIEKSKDGSLSLRYGGNPNLFNGTSPSEKKEKRNIGPVVGSVVGGFVILLFITSGVIVLIKTKHRKQGVVLGETKQWGSNKRSYSYGDILRITNNLERLLGEGGFGKVYYGQIGDIEVAVKMLSPQSVQGYDQFEAEVDLLLRVHHRNLTGLVGYCDESTNKGLIYEYMSRGNLGSFISSGKLKVLDWKDRLRIAVDSAQGFEYLHCGIKPTIIHRDVKSSNILLDNEFRAKVSDFGLSRAFVTENGASHVTATNVVGTFGYIDPEYYTTSQLNEKSDVFGFGVIIFEIITGKPALIRGEDNNNVTHIYNWVSTLISQGDIGSIIDPQMVKDFDVNSVWKALDVAMTCVSSKSKDRPNMSQVLVELKECMTMESNHDKDHHQPEMSVAQSRTLDVPSAR, from the exons ATGACCAACACTCTCGCCAAGTTCCTCCTTCCTCTTCTCTCtgcttcaattttctttcattccatTTCCGGCCAGAATCCTTCAG GTTTCATCAGTTTAGACTGTGGAATTCCTCCGAACACCAGTTATACTGAGCATCACACAAACATAAACTACGAATCCGACGCGGCGTTCATTAACACGGGAACAATCCACAACATATCGTCAGTATACATAAGTGATACACTCAAACAACAACTATGGAGTTTAAGAAGTTTTCCGACTGGGGTGAGAAACTGCTACAGAGTAAGAGTGAAATCGGGCACCAAGTATTTGATTCGAGCCAGCTTCCTATACGGCAATTACGATGATCAACGGAAGCTTCCCGGCTTCGATCTCTACTTTGGACCCAACTTATGGACTTCTGTAACACTCGAGGCCCTCAACACGACGGAGCATTTGGAGATTATGCATATTGTTTCGTCGAATTGGGTAGAAGTTTGCCTCGTCAATACTGGGACCGGAACACCGTTCATTTCGGCTTTGGAGCTTAGGCCATTGCCAACCTTTCTTTATGAAACAAGATCGGAGTCGCTTACCACTTTCTTACGCCTTGATGTGGGCTCTGCTACAAATCTTTCTTACAG GTACAAAGATGACATTTATGATCGACTATGGTACGCCATGACCCCACTCTCAGCATGGACTAAATTAACTACGACTGAGCCCATAAACTCCAACGACCCCGAACTTTTCATACCCCCTCAGCCAGTCATGTCCTCGGCAGCAACACCCATAAATGCCACCTCTCCAATGGAATTCAACTGGGTAACGCAAGACGTGACAGCCAAGTTTTACGTCTTCATGTTTTTCACTGAGATCCAGAAGCTTAAACCAAATGAGTCGAGAGTGTTTGAAATACTACTCAATGGCAACCCTTGGACCAAGGAACAAATTTCCTTACCCTACTTACAAGGAGTTGTCTCTTACTCTACCACAGCCCTAACAGGCGGAACTTACAATTTCGCCCTCGTGAGAACCCCTAATTCCACCCATCCTCCCCTATTAAATGCCATTGAAATTTACCAGGTCATTGATTTTCCTCAATCTTCCACAGATGAGAAAGATG TTGAGAGCATTTTGGATATCAAGGCAGTGTATGGAGTTGGAAGAAATTGGGAAGGGGATCCTTGTATGCCTAGACAGTTTATTTGGCAAGGACTCAATTGTAGCTCTGTGGATTCTCAGCCTCCAAGGGTCACATCATT GGATCTATCCTCAAGTGGACTCACAGGAGAAATATCTAAAGAAGTAGCTAGTCTTAAAATGCTTGAGACTTT ggatttatcaaataatagCTTGAATGGAGCAGTGCCTGATTTTCTTACTCAATTGCCATTATTGAGAGTGTT aaatttagaaagaaataatctTTCAGGACTTATTCCTTCCCAACTCATTGAAAAATCCAAAGATGGTTCTTTATCCTTAAG GTATGGGGGAAATCCAAATCTGTTCAACGGTACATCACcaagtgaaaagaaagaaaaaaggaacaTAGGACCTGTAGTAGGATCAGTCGTTGGTGgatttgttattcttttgttcataACTTCAGGTGTTATCGTGTTGATTAAGACTAAACATAGAAAACAAG GTGTTGTGTTGggagaaacaaaacaatggGGCTCAAATAAAAGATCATATTCTTATGGTGATATCTTGAGAATTACAAACAATTTGGAGCGATTGCTTGGAGAGGGTGGTTTTGGAAAAGTTTACTATGGTCAAATTGGTGATATTGAAGTTGCTGTTAAGATGCTTTCACCTCAATCAGTTCAAGGCTACGATCAATTTGAAGCCGAG GTTGATCTTCTCCTAAGGGTTCATCACAGAAACTTGACTGGCCTTGTTGGATATTGTGATGAATCAACCAATAAAGGACTCATCTATGAATACATGTCAAGAGGAAACTTAGGATCTTTTATTTCAA GTGGAAAATTAAAGGTTTTGGATTGGAAAGATAGACTTCGTATAGCAGTGGATTCAGCACAAG GATTTGAGTACCTTCACTGTGGTATCAAACCAACCATAATACATAGGGATGTAAAATCTTCAAACATATTACTGGATAATGAATTTAGGGCAAAAGTTTCAGATTTTGGGCTTTCAAGAGCTTTCGTAACAGAAAATGGTGCCTCTCATGTCACAGCCACAAATGTTGTTGGAACTTTTGGTTACATTGATCCAGA GTACTACACTACATCCCAGTTAAACGAGAAAAGTGATGTTTTTGGATTTGGAGTGATTATTTTTGAGATCATTACAGGAAAACCAGCTTTGATAAGAGGGGAAGACAATAATAATGTAACTCACATTTATAATTGGGTTAGCACATTGATTTCTCAAGGTGATATTGGATCAATAATTGACCCACAAATGGTAAAAGATTTCGACGTAAACTCGGTTTGGAAGGCTCTTGATGTAGCAATGACTTGTGTATCATCCAAATCTAAAGACAGACCAAATATGAGCCAAGTTTTGGTCGAGTTGAAGGAATGCATGACCATGGAATCTAATCATGATAAAGATCATCACCAACCCGAAATGAGTGTTGCACAATCCCGCACTCTAGATGTCCCTTCGGCTAGGTAG
- the LOC101215225 gene encoding putative leucine-rich repeat receptor-like protein kinase At2g19210: MAALQFFLLLLLSSFALFHFVSSQNPSGFISLDCGLPANSTYTEPNTGIIYESDASFINSGEIHNISADNINNVLKQPLWSVRSFPEGIRNCYKLKVRNGTKYLIRAVFRYGNYDGRRTLPEFNLYFGANFWDSVAFVGDFTVRKEIVHIVSSNDVQICVVNNGTGTPFISALELRPLEDTAYDTGSLTVASFVRLDYGTLDNQTIRYKDDVYDRIWDPPVPIRGWTTINTSEKVSVNDPLFFQPAPAVMNTAATPSNESAPMAFFWEPPDSTTAFFVYMYFAELKVLKANESREFDVLLNGRRWHNESLSPRYLEELVFYSTAPLTGGNYQISFVRTPNSTLPPILNALEIYRVLNFSESETSGEDVLAIENIKAIYGVKRNWQGDPCAPREFIWQGLNCSFLNFEPPRIISLNLSSSGLTGEIPREIENLKMLENLDLSNNSLSGPVPDFLIQLSSLRVLILERNKLSGLIPAQLVEKSNNGSLTLRFGDNPNLFATAPRKRNIVVPVVASVVGFFLLSFLIAAAIFWRTKRRKSKGAELGDVKQTVDISQNWDTTKRCYSYSDVLRMTNNFERMLGEGGFGRVYYGKIGNDEVAVKMLSPRSVQGYQQFQAEVELLMRVHHRNLTGLVGYCNTPAYKGLIYEYMGRGNLGSIMSDGKSALLNWIDRLHIAVDAAQGLQYLHSGIKPAIVHRDVKSSNILLDDNFRAKVSDFGLSRIFPVDDSATHVTTNVVGTPGYLDPEYYTSYRLNEKSDVYGFGIVLLEIITGRPVLTKTQDKITHIYQWVDSMVSQGDISSIIDPKLKEDFEVNTIWKAVEIAMSCASPMSTNRPTMSQVVIDLNECLKMELAQSNNNPQPESVVEDHVSLFCPEAR; this comes from the exons ATGGCAGCTCTCCAAttcttcctcctccttcttCTTTCCAGTTTCGCTCTCTTTCATTTCGTCTCTTCACAGAATCCTTCAG GTTTCATCAGTTTAGATTGTGGGCTTCCGGCGAATTCCACATACACAGAGCCAAACACCGGAATAATATACGAATCCGATGCGTCCTTCATTAATTCCGGTGAAATCCACAACATTTCCGCTGATAATATAAACAATGTCTTGAAACAGCCGCTGTGGAGTGTGAGGAGCTTTCCGGAAGGAATTAGGAATTGCTACAAATTGAAAGTGAGGAACGGGACGAAGTATTTGATTCGAGCTGTGTTTCGGTACGGAAATTACGATGGTAGAAGGACTCTGCCTGAATTTAATCTGTATTTTGGAGCGAATTTTTGGGACTCGGTTGCATTTGTAGGAGATTTCACAGTGAGGAAGGAAATTGTGCATATAGTTTCATCAAATGATGTGCAAATCTGTGTTGTGAATAATGGAACTGGAACTCCGTTTATTTCTGCTTTGGAATTAAGGCCTCTGGAAGACACTGCATACGATACTGGATCTTTGACAGTTGCTAGTTTCGTACGCCTTGACTACGGCACCCTTGATAATCAAACTATCAG GTATAAAGACGATGTCTACGATCGAATCTGGGATCCCCCAGTTCCTATTCGAGGATGGACAACTATAAACACTTCGGAGAAAGTTTCCGTCAACGATCCGCTCTTCTTCCAGCCGGCTCCGGCAGTTATGAACACAGCGGCGACACCGAGTAACGAAAGCGCTCCGATGGCGTTCTTTTGGGAGCCGCCGGATTCGACGACGGCGTTTTTCGTGTACATGTATTTTGCGGAGCTAAAGGTGCTTAAAGCGAATGAATCTAGAGAGTTCGACGTATTATTGAACGGAAGACGGTGGCATAATGAATCGCTTTCTCCCAGGTACTTAGAGGAATTGGTGTTTTACAGCACCGCGCCTCTGACAGGGGGAAACTACCAGATCTCCTTCGTTAGAACTCCCAATTCAACTCTTCCTCCCATTCTCAATGCTCTTGAGATTTATCGAGTTCTTAATTTCTCGGAATCAGAGACCAGTGGGGAAGATG TTCTCGCCATTGAAAACATCAAGGCCATTTATGGAGTTAAAAGAAACTGGCAAGGTGATCCCTGTGCCCCAAGGGAATTCATTTGGCAAGGACTCAACTGTAGCTTTCTGAATTTTGAGCCTCCCAGAATCATATCCTT GAATTTATCCTCCAGTGGACTGACAGGGGAAATACCTCGAGAAATAGAAAATCTTAAAATGCTGGAGAATCT AGATCTATCAAACAATAGTTTGAGTGGACCAGTGCCTGATTTTCTCATTCAATTGTCATCCTTGCGAGTGCT AATCTTGGAAAGAAACAAGCTTTCAGGACTAATTCCGGCTCAGCTCGTAGAGAAGTCCAATAATGGCTCTCTGACATTAAG ATTTGGTGACAATCCAAATTTGTTTGCTACGGCTCCACGCAAAAGAAATATTGTTGTTCCTGTAGTAGCATCAGTTGTTGGATTTTTTCTGCTTTCGTTCTTAATTGCAGCGGCTATCTTTTGGAggacaaaaagaagaaaatcaaaag GAGCTGAACTGGGAGATGTGAAACAAACTGTTGATATATCTCAAAATTGGGACACGACCAAGAGATGTTATTCATACTCGGATGTCCTAAGAATGACAAACAATTTCGAGCGTATGCTTGGAGAGGGAGGCTTTGGAAGAGTTTACTATGGAAAAATAGGGAACGATGAAGTAGCTGTCAAAATGCTGTCTCCTCGATCAGTTCAAGGGTATCAACAATTTCAAGCAGAG GTTGAACTCCTTATGAGGGTTCACCACAGAAACCTGACTGGACTTGTTGGGTATTGCAATACGCCAGCCTACAAAGGACTTATCTACGAGTACATGGGCAGAGGGAACCTAGGATCTATCATGTCAG ATGGCAAGTCGGCTTTATTGAACTGGATAGACAGACTTCATATAGCAGTTGATGCAGCACAAG GATTGCAATACTTGCATTCTGGTATAAAGCCAGCTATTGTACATAGAGATGTAAAATCTTCCAACATCTTGTTGGATGACAACTTTCGAGCAAAAGTATCTGATTTCGGCTTATCGAGAATTTTTCCTGTTGACGATAGTGCCACTCATGTCACAACCAATGTGGTCGGCACTCCCGGTTACCTTGACCCTGA GTACTACACATCTTAtagattaaatgaaaaaagtgaCGTTTATGGCTTTGGAATTGTTCTTCTAGAAATCATAACTGGAAGACCAGTTTTGACAAAGACTCAAGACAAGATAACACATATCTATCAGTGGGTTGACTCAATGGTTTCTCAAGGTGATATCAGTTCCATCATCGatccaaaattgaaagaagatTTTGAGGTGAACACCATTTGGAAAGCGGTTGAAATAGCAATGTCATGTGCATCTCCTATGTCTACAAATAGGCCAACCATGAGCCAAGTTGTGATCGATTTGAATGAATGTTTGAAAATGGAGTTAGCTCAAAGTAACAACAATCCTCAACCTGAATCTGTAGTTGAAGATCATGTTTCTCTGTTTTGTCCAGAGGCGAGGTAG